In Gossypium raimondii isolate GPD5lz chromosome 12, ASM2569854v1, whole genome shotgun sequence, a single window of DNA contains:
- the LOC128035570 gene encoding protein LITTLE ZIPPER 4-like: protein MLLLEGFKDIVPGVRQTGSKMDKLNSQLYWHNYCIIKENERLRKKAQQLNQENQALLSELRQKLAKKGRSNPDQGSCLCSTSNPNYNQPHKP from the exons ATGCTCTTACTTGAAGGATTCAAG GACATTGTTCCAGGTGTAAGGCAAACAGGGTCCAAGATGGATAAACTCAACTCACAGCTATATTGGCATAACTACTGCATAATCAAAGAGAATGAAAGGTTGAGGAAGAAGGCTCAACAGCTGAACCAAGAGAACCAGGCTTTGTTGTCTGAGCTGAGGCAAAAGCTAGCCAAAAAAGGACGTTCCAATCCAGACCAAGGCTCCTGTCTTTGCTCTACTTCAAACCCCAACTACAATCAACcgcataaaccctaa